Proteins found in one Pontibacter sp. SGAir0037 genomic segment:
- a CDS encoding DUF5723 family protein — MKQIWMLFAALLAVNVAAEAQTEMNNISATGRGGVATTFVRDYQAIGINPANIGKSESFISFSILEGGLRANSNAFTRANLPVFRNYLKSAEATMAERAELSNTFSNSNLLNGSGDINTLALSVNFPRFGSFAFSNRQRVVGQAFLNKNFSDLIFLGENAPFIAALQPAERIFLSEIFNGTNIQTLWLNEWNLAYSKKLLSLPNLQLYGGVGYKYIQGMNMYAFSAQNGELQTYGRSTSLLGIDYEASLNTSSIRFVEGGNRSPVGAGHGIDLGLSADLGLSDKVVKVSLALTDIGKMTWTENFKEGKDIGFTLPTEAEFAKSGDIKAFALDVAEQVLDSSIAYSPVDRLTTDLPTRLRTGIGIKLSEKVELGVDYVKPLNKAVGNIPDDFIGIGIDLMPLSKLRISSGVSTGAGEKLNLPLGIAFVTSAYEFGISTRDVTVPFSSGEQLRGSLAVGFLKFRIRR; from the coding sequence ATGAAACAAATTTGGATGCTTTTTGCCGCTTTGTTAGCGGTAAATGTTGCTGCTGAAGCACAAACTGAAATGAATAATATTTCAGCTACAGGAAGGGGAGGGGTTGCGACTACATTTGTGCGCGACTATCAGGCAATAGGTATAAACCCCGCAAATATTGGAAAGAGTGAGTCCTTTATCTCTTTTTCTATTCTGGAAGGAGGTTTAAGGGCTAATTCAAACGCATTTACCCGTGCCAATTTGCCTGTTTTCAGGAACTATCTGAAAAGCGCTGAGGCAACGATGGCAGAACGGGCAGAGCTTTCCAACACCTTTAGTAATAGCAACCTGCTGAATGGCTCAGGAGACATCAATACCCTAGCCTTGTCTGTTAACTTCCCCCGTTTCGGAAGCTTTGCCTTTAGTAACCGGCAACGAGTGGTGGGGCAGGCATTTTTAAATAAGAACTTTTCTGACCTGATTTTCCTGGGTGAAAATGCTCCTTTTATAGCTGCCCTTCAACCGGCAGAGAGAATATTTCTGTCAGAAATTTTTAATGGTACCAACATTCAGACATTGTGGCTGAATGAGTGGAATCTGGCCTATAGCAAGAAGCTTCTCTCCTTGCCGAACCTGCAGCTGTATGGTGGCGTTGGCTATAAGTACATACAAGGTATGAACATGTATGCATTCAGCGCTCAAAACGGCGAATTGCAAACCTATGGCAGAAGCACCAGCTTGCTGGGGATCGATTATGAAGCCAGCTTAAATACTTCCAGTATCAGGTTTGTGGAAGGTGGGAACCGGTCACCTGTAGGTGCAGGCCATGGAATTGATCTGGGCCTGTCTGCTGATTTGGGGCTTTCAGATAAGGTGGTAAAAGTTAGTCTTGCGCTTACCGACATCGGGAAAATGACCTGGACTGAAAATTTTAAAGAAGGAAAAGATATCGGCTTTACCTTACCTACAGAGGCAGAGTTTGCTAAAAGCGGCGATATAAAAGCCTTTGCACTGGATGTAGCGGAGCAGGTGCTCGACAGTTCTATTGCTTATTCACCGGTAGATAGACTTACTACTGATCTGCCGACGCGCCTGCGAACAGGTATTGGCATTAAGCTAAGCGAAAAGGTAGAACTTGGGGTAGATTATGTGAAACCACTGAATAAAGCAGTCGGCAATATTCCTGACGATTTCATTGGTATTGGTATTGATCTGATGCCGCTTTCAAAACTACGCATCAGTTCAGGTGTGAGTACGGGAGCCGGCGAAAAGCTGAATCTTCCTTTAGGGATAGCGTTTGTTACTTCTGCCTATGAATTTGGTATAAGCACACGTGATGTGACAGTACCCTTTTCCTCCGGCGAACAACTTAGAGGATCGTTAGCTGTCGGTTTCTTAAAATTCAGGATCAGGCGTTAA
- a CDS encoding ABC transporter ATP-binding protein — protein MSILKIDGVSKRYANHTALDHVSFEIPTGSIFGLLGPNGAGKTSLIRIITQITGADTGEVFFKGERLKPDHIMDIGYLPEERGLYKKMKVGEQLLYLAQLKGLSKAEAKLRIKAWIDRFEIKEWLDKNIEDLSKGMQQKVQFIVTVLHEPSLIILDEPFSGFDPINANLIKDEILRLREKGATIIFSTHRMESVEELCDNIALINRSRKVLDGPVKEVKDAYKTDTYQVIGKGNLLVLSPDYEVLEQHENHGVFRASIKLLNGASPNDLLRYLVERVEVHSFVELVPSINDIFIRKVKETHHHE, from the coding sequence TTGAGCATCTTAAAAATTGATGGCGTTTCGAAACGCTATGCCAATCATACTGCCCTGGATCATGTAAGCTTCGAAATTCCGACAGGTTCCATTTTCGGGCTTTTAGGTCCTAACGGTGCTGGAAAAACCTCTCTTATTCGTATTATCACCCAGATTACAGGTGCCGATACAGGAGAAGTTTTTTTTAAAGGAGAACGTCTGAAGCCAGATCATATCATGGACATAGGCTATTTACCGGAAGAACGCGGCCTTTACAAAAAAATGAAAGTAGGAGAGCAATTGTTATACCTGGCGCAGCTTAAAGGCCTGAGTAAAGCAGAAGCAAAACTCCGCATTAAAGCATGGATAGACCGCTTTGAGATAAAAGAATGGCTCGATAAGAACATAGAAGACCTGTCGAAAGGCATGCAGCAGAAGGTGCAGTTTATCGTAACGGTGCTGCACGAGCCTTCACTCATCATATTGGATGAGCCTTTCTCTGGTTTCGACCCGATCAATGCCAATCTTATCAAAGATGAAATTCTGCGACTTCGTGAAAAGGGTGCCACCATTATCTTCTCTACGCACCGTATGGAGTCGGTGGAAGAGTTGTGTGATAACATAGCCTTGATTAACAGATCCCGCAAGGTGCTGGACGGGCCGGTAAAAGAAGTAAAAGATGCTTATAAAACCGATACCTACCAGGTAATAGGCAAAGGCAACCTACTGGTTTTATCGCCGGATTATGAAGTGCTGGAGCAGCATGAGAACCATGGCGTTTTCAGGGCTTCCATTAAGTTGCTGAACGGTGCTTCTCCTAATGATCTGCTACGCTACCTGGTGGAGCGTGTGGAGGTGCATTCCTTTGTAGAGCTGGTGCCAAGTATAAACGATATTTTTATCCGAAAAGTAAAGGAGACACATCATCATGAATAA
- the meaB gene encoding methylmalonyl Co-A mutase-associated GTPase MeaB has translation MAKRFHKEKYIEGIMAGDRVMLSRAITLVESRLASDQELAQQVIDQLLPYTGNSLRIGITGVPGVGKSTFIETFGNYLINHQGKKIAVLAIDPTSQRSGGSILGDKTRMDSLATNPQAFIRPSPAGKSLGGVARNTRETILLCEAAGFDAIIVETVGVGQSETAVHAMVDFFLLLMLAGAGDELQGIKRGIMEMADAIAITKADGANVHKAKAARAEYQNALHLYPPTASGWIPKVSVCSAIQDAGLDTIWQTIAAYLDQTQHNGFFEKKRKQQNLLWLHEAIRQGLEEKFYTHPQVKSLLPDFTEQVKEGQKSAFAAASELLRLI, from the coding sequence TTGGCAAAACGGTTTCATAAAGAGAAGTATATTGAAGGCATCATGGCCGGCGACCGTGTCATGTTAAGCCGTGCCATTACATTGGTAGAGAGCAGATTGGCCAGCGACCAGGAGTTGGCACAGCAAGTAATTGACCAGCTGCTACCTTACACAGGCAACTCGTTGCGCATTGGTATTACAGGTGTTCCGGGTGTGGGCAAAAGTACTTTTATTGAGACATTCGGTAATTACCTGATCAATCATCAAGGTAAGAAAATTGCTGTTTTAGCGATAGATCCAACGAGCCAGCGCTCCGGAGGCAGTATATTAGGCGATAAAACCCGCATGGATTCTCTGGCAACCAATCCGCAGGCCTTTATAAGACCTTCGCCAGCCGGTAAGTCTCTGGGTGGCGTTGCACGCAATACCCGCGAAACAATTCTGTTGTGCGAGGCTGCAGGCTTTGATGCCATTATTGTAGAAACAGTAGGTGTTGGCCAGTCAGAAACGGCAGTGCATGCCATGGTCGACTTTTTCCTGTTGCTGATGTTGGCTGGTGCCGGCGATGAGCTACAGGGCATCAAGCGCGGTATCATGGAAATGGCAGATGCGATTGCCATTACCAAGGCCGATGGTGCTAACGTACATAAAGCCAAAGCCGCACGAGCAGAGTACCAGAATGCACTGCACCTCTATCCTCCTACTGCTTCTGGCTGGATTCCCAAAGTATCAGTTTGTTCAGCTATACAAGATGCCGGCCTCGATACCATTTGGCAAACCATTGCTGCTTACCTGGACCAAACGCAGCACAATGGCTTTTTTGAGAAAAAAAGAAAACAGCAGAACTTACTCTGGTTACATGAGGCCATCCGGCAAGGGCTGGAAGAGAAGTTTTATACCCACCCGCAGGTAAAGAGCCTGTTGCCTGACTTTACAGAGCAGGTAAAAGAAGGGCAGAAGTCGGCATTTGCCGCCGCTTCGGAATTGCTGAGGCTAATTTAA
- a CDS encoding ChaN family lipoprotein, protein MISTLVVAQEKDKPAYKLFTKAGKSIGYGKMLQELQKADVVLFGEQHNDPIAHWLQLEVSRDLHKAHQQQFIIGAEMFEADVQLVLDEYLAGQVAETNFEQESRPWNNYKTDYKPIVRFAKEAKVPFVATNVPRRYAAMVSAGGLKALESTSADAKRYIVPLPIEVDMSLPGYKNMLSMFGSNTHGTTKAENVVQAQALKDATMAHFIQEQLNRQKKVLHLNGAYHSDNFEGIGWYLQKKNPKAKITTITTILQEDLEKLSDEHKNKADFILVVPAGMTRTY, encoded by the coding sequence ATGATCTCTACCCTTGTTGTTGCTCAGGAAAAAGACAAACCTGCTTATAAGCTTTTTACAAAGGCAGGAAAGAGCATTGGCTATGGCAAAATGTTGCAGGAGCTTCAGAAGGCAGATGTGGTGCTGTTTGGAGAGCAGCATAACGACCCGATTGCACACTGGCTGCAGCTGGAAGTAAGCCGGGACCTGCACAAAGCACACCAGCAGCAGTTTATAATAGGTGCCGAAATGTTCGAAGCCGATGTGCAGCTGGTTCTGGATGAGTATTTGGCAGGACAGGTGGCAGAAACAAATTTTGAGCAGGAATCCAGGCCGTGGAATAACTATAAAACGGATTATAAACCAATTGTTCGTTTTGCCAAAGAAGCCAAAGTTCCATTTGTGGCTACCAATGTACCACGCCGCTATGCTGCGATGGTTTCTGCCGGTGGTCTCAAAGCTTTGGAAAGCACTTCTGCCGATGCAAAGAGATATATAGTACCCCTGCCAATAGAAGTAGACATGAGCCTGCCGGGCTATAAGAATATGCTCTCAATGTTTGGGAGCAACACACATGGCACTACCAAGGCAGAAAATGTGGTGCAGGCCCAGGCGCTGAAAGACGCAACCATGGCACATTTTATCCAGGAGCAGCTGAACCGGCAGAAGAAGGTGTTACACCTGAACGGAGCGTATCATTCCGATAACTTCGAAGGCATTGGCTGGTATCTGCAAAAAAAGAACCCGAAGGCTAAAATCACGACCATCACCACCATTCTACAGGAGGACCTGGAAAAGCTGTCGGATGAGCATAAAAATAAAGCAGATTTTATACTGGTGGTACCAGCAGGCATGACCAGGACCTACTAA
- a CDS encoding ABC transporter permease, whose amino-acid sequence MNKIWLIIQREYLTRVRKKSFIIMTFITPLLLAAFMVIPAWLATMETGAETVMVLDESGLFADKLENKKDLQFVKVNEELERAKVIYSETDYTALLYIPQLDINNPGGIRLYSKKNTSLQTQLRLENVLEAEIENQRFVASGMDRATLDKMKANISIAAINLSDGSEKDNNAIVTSIAGVAGAVVIYFFIFLYGVQIMRGVIEEKVNRIVEVVISSVKPFQLMMGKIVGIAAVGLTQFLLWVILSFIVVTGVQAAFGIKPAPTPMEQLAAGQAAATGDDQDELEQAQEVKGNKMLTEGLSALSNLNIPLIVGCFLFYFLGGYLLYGSLFGAIGAAVDNETDTQQFMMPITIPLIISFIMSYTIVLKNPDGPVAFWMSIIPLTSPIVMMVRVPFGVPGWQLLLSMGLLIAGFIITTWLAGRIYRVGILMYGKKVNYKELSKWLFYRV is encoded by the coding sequence ATGAATAAAATTTGGCTGATCATCCAGCGAGAGTACCTGACACGAGTGCGCAAGAAGAGTTTTATTATCATGACTTTTATCACGCCGCTGCTTTTGGCAGCCTTTATGGTAATTCCGGCCTGGCTGGCAACCATGGAAACCGGTGCGGAAACTGTTATGGTGCTGGATGAGAGCGGGCTTTTTGCAGATAAACTGGAAAATAAAAAGGACCTGCAGTTTGTTAAGGTGAATGAGGAATTGGAGCGCGCTAAAGTTATTTACAGCGAAACCGACTATACTGCCTTGTTATACATTCCGCAACTGGATATTAATAATCCCGGAGGTATCCGGCTTTACTCCAAGAAAAACACCAGCCTGCAGACTCAACTTCGCCTGGAGAATGTACTGGAAGCAGAAATTGAAAACCAGCGATTTGTAGCTTCTGGTATGGACAGAGCTACCCTGGATAAAATGAAAGCCAATATTTCTATTGCCGCCATTAACCTGAGCGATGGCAGCGAAAAAGACAACAATGCCATTGTAACTTCCATTGCCGGTGTTGCCGGAGCCGTAGTTATTTATTTTTTCATTTTCCTGTATGGCGTTCAGATCATGAGGGGGGTGATAGAGGAGAAAGTAAACCGTATTGTAGAGGTGGTAATTTCTTCTGTTAAGCCTTTTCAGCTGATGATGGGGAAAATAGTGGGTATTGCAGCCGTTGGTTTAACACAGTTTCTGCTATGGGTAATACTGTCGTTTATTGTGGTAACCGGTGTGCAGGCCGCTTTCGGCATAAAACCGGCACCTACTCCCATGGAGCAGTTAGCTGCAGGGCAGGCCGCTGCCACCGGCGATGACCAGGACGAGTTGGAGCAGGCGCAGGAAGTAAAGGGTAATAAAATGCTCACAGAAGGCTTAAGTGCTTTATCAAACCTGAACATCCCCCTGATTGTCGGCTGTTTCCTGTTTTACTTTTTAGGAGGATATTTGCTGTACGGCTCCCTGTTTGGGGCCATAGGAGCTGCTGTAGATAACGAAACAGACACACAGCAGTTTATGATGCCGATTACCATACCGCTTATTATTTCCTTTATCATGTCTTATACCATAGTCCTGAAAAACCCTGATGGGCCTGTGGCTTTCTGGATGTCTATTATTCCGCTTACCTCGCCCATTGTTATGATGGTGCGTGTGCCTTTTGGAGTACCTGGCTGGCAACTGCTGCTATCCATGGGGCTACTTATTGCTGGCTTTATCATAACTACTTGGCTTGCAGGTCGTATTTATCGTGTAGGCATTCTGATGTATGGAAAGAAAGTGAATTACAAAGAACTTTCGAAGTGGTTATTTTACAGAGTTTAG
- a CDS encoding PD40 domain-containing protein, with the protein MINLKHIIVALSLSLSGFSAAAQGETTNWYFGKNAGIAFKPDTAIVQTNGRLITEEGSASISDKDGNLLFYTNGITVWNRNHRVMPNGNGLMGMKSSTQSALILPKPGNDSIYYIFTTDIQAQSNGMRYSIINMKKDGGNGDLVYKNSFMIAPATEKLTAVKHSNNRDWWVIGHRWNSNAYMAYLVSAEGVSVQPVVSNVGTVHGGNNRKAIGYLTPSPDGTRLASALWDDESNFEVLSFNKSTGVISGPILLKGFEEAYGVVFSPDGTKLYGTANGIGGGKAQVIQFDLKAGSAAAISKSAVVVGTSASPRIGAIQLAPDGKIYIARKDSNYLGVISKPNAAGTACTYTDNGFHLAGKKSDMGLPNFPQGITKTKQSGQASK; encoded by the coding sequence ATGATAAATTTAAAACACATCATAGTCGCTCTTTCATTGAGTTTATCCGGCTTTTCGGCGGCTGCCCAGGGAGAAACCACTAACTGGTATTTTGGAAAAAATGCTGGTATAGCTTTTAAACCCGATACAGCTATTGTTCAGACGAATGGGAGACTAATAACTGAGGAAGGCAGCGCCAGTATATCTGATAAAGATGGCAACCTCTTGTTTTATACAAACGGCATTACCGTCTGGAACCGGAACCACCGTGTAATGCCAAACGGGAATGGCCTGATGGGCATGAAATCGTCTACACAGTCGGCTCTGATCCTTCCAAAGCCCGGCAACGACAGCATCTATTATATTTTCACTACTGATATACAAGCACAGTCGAATGGCATGCGCTACAGTATTATTAATATGAAAAAAGATGGCGGAAACGGCGACCTGGTTTATAAAAACTCATTTATGATCGCTCCTGCTACTGAAAAACTAACTGCCGTAAAGCACAGCAATAACCGCGACTGGTGGGTAATCGGGCACAGGTGGAATAGCAACGCCTATATGGCTTACCTTGTTTCTGCTGAAGGTGTAAGCGTACAGCCTGTCGTGAGTAATGTAGGAACCGTACACGGCGGTAATAACCGCAAAGCTATCGGGTATTTAACGCCTTCTCCGGATGGCACCCGTTTAGCATCCGCACTCTGGGATGATGAAAGTAATTTTGAAGTGCTGAGCTTTAACAAAAGCACAGGCGTAATTTCTGGCCCTATTCTTTTAAAGGGATTTGAAGAAGCGTACGGTGTTGTTTTCTCGCCTGATGGTACTAAACTGTATGGCACAGCTAATGGCATTGGAGGGGGCAAGGCACAGGTAATTCAGTTTGACCTGAAAGCAGGTTCAGCCGCAGCTATTTCGAAATCGGCGGTTGTAGTTGGTACATCTGCAAGCCCCCGTATTGGAGCCATACAACTTGCTCCCGATGGTAAAATTTATATTGCCCGTAAAGACAGCAATTACTTAGGCGTCATCAGCAAACCTAATGCAGCAGGTACGGCCTGTACTTATACCGATAACGGGTTTCATTTGGCAGGTAAAAAAAGTGATATGGGCTTACCTAACTTTCCACAGGGGATAACCAAAACCAAGCAATCCGGACAAGCCTCTAAATAA
- a CDS encoding nucleotide exchange factor GrpE yields MSDKDIKKEQENEELQENTASVEENGQEETQNEEVTAEAEGATENAAEAELAEMKDKYVRLMAEFENFRRRTAKERIELSKTATQDLMGNLLPVLDDMERARQSMESAQEVSAILEGLDLVFHKLKNVTQQKGLQVMEISQGDDFNSDLHEAITQAPAPSDELKGKIIDVIEKGYTLNDKVIRFAKVIIGA; encoded by the coding sequence CAGGAAAATACTGCCAGTGTAGAAGAAAACGGGCAGGAGGAAACTCAGAATGAAGAAGTTACTGCCGAAGCTGAGGGTGCAACCGAAAATGCAGCCGAGGCCGAGCTCGCAGAAATGAAAGATAAATATGTGCGTCTGATGGCAGAGTTCGAAAACTTTCGTCGCAGAACAGCTAAAGAACGCATAGAACTTTCTAAAACAGCTACGCAAGACCTGATGGGGAACTTATTGCCTGTTTTAGATGATATGGAAAGAGCGCGTCAGTCAATGGAATCGGCTCAGGAAGTAAGCGCCATTTTAGAAGGACTTGACCTGGTGTTCCATAAGCTGAAAAACGTTACCCAGCAAAAGGGCCTTCAGGTAATGGAGATTAGCCAGGGCGATGACTTTAACAGCGATTTACACGAGGCAATTACGCAGGCACCGGCTCCTTCTGACGAACTGAAAGGGAAGATTATTGATGTTATTGAGAAAGGATATACTTTAAATGATAAGGTAATCCGTTTCGCAAAAGTTATTATAGGAGCTTAA
- the dnaJ gene encoding molecular chaperone DnaJ — MAKRDYYEVLGVSKDASQEEIKKAYRKIAIKYHPDKNPDDPTAEDKFKEAAEAYEVLSDQQKRQRYDQFGHQGMNGGGFGGGGMNMEDIFSQFGDIFGGGGSPFESFFGGGGGRSGGGRRTRKGSNLRIKLKLDLEEIANGVEKKIKVKRYVACGTCGGNGAKSSADMQTCNSCQGSGQVRKVVNTMLGQMVSTATCPTCNGEGRIVTKGCETCHGTGRELQEEVISINVPAGVMDGMQLSMSGKGNYPERGGVPGDLLIQIEEELHPVLKRDGNNVIFDQYISFVDAALGADVEVPTIGGRVKITIKPGTQSGEIFRLRGKGIKDINGYGKGDQLIHINVWTPKSLSSEERATLERLRDSSNFAPHPGKNDKGFFEKVKDYFQ; from the coding sequence ATGGCCAAGAGAGATTATTACGAAGTTTTGGGTGTAAGCAAAGATGCCTCTCAGGAGGAGATTAAAAAGGCTTACCGCAAAATCGCAATTAAATACCACCCTGATAAGAACCCGGACGACCCGACTGCCGAAGATAAATTTAAAGAGGCAGCAGAGGCCTACGAGGTGCTGAGTGATCAGCAGAAGCGCCAGCGTTATGATCAGTTTGGCCATCAGGGTATGAACGGAGGCGGCTTCGGCGGAGGTGGCATGAACATGGAAGATATTTTCTCCCAGTTCGGCGACATCTTTGGCGGAGGTGGCAGTCCGTTTGAAAGCTTCTTTGGTGGCGGAGGTGGCCGTTCGGGTGGTGGCCGTCGTACACGAAAAGGCAGTAACCTGCGCATTAAGCTGAAACTTGATCTGGAAGAAATAGCCAATGGCGTTGAAAAGAAGATTAAGGTGAAGCGCTATGTAGCCTGTGGTACCTGCGGTGGCAACGGAGCCAAAAGCAGTGCCGATATGCAAACCTGTAATTCCTGCCAGGGTTCCGGTCAGGTACGCAAGGTTGTAAATACTATGCTGGGCCAGATGGTCTCCACTGCAACATGCCCTACCTGTAACGGTGAAGGACGTATTGTAACAAAAGGCTGCGAAACCTGCCATGGAACAGGACGTGAGTTGCAGGAAGAAGTTATTTCAATCAATGTGCCGGCTGGTGTAATGGATGGCATGCAGCTCTCTATGAGCGGCAAAGGTAACTATCCGGAGAGAGGTGGCGTGCCGGGAGACCTGCTCATCCAGATCGAAGAAGAACTGCATCCCGTACTGAAACGAGATGGGAACAATGTTATCTTCGACCAGTATATCAGCTTTGTAGATGCTGCCCTTGGTGCCGATGTAGAAGTACCTACCATAGGCGGAAGAGTAAAGATTACCATAAAGCCAGGAACTCAAAGTGGCGAGATCTTCAGGCTGCGCGGTAAAGGTATAAAAGATATCAACGGGTATGGCAAAGGCGATCAGCTGATCCATATCAACGTCTGGACGCCTAAATCTTTGAGCAGCGAAGAACGTGCTACGTTAGAGCGCCTGCGCGATTCGTCCAACTTTGCGCCACATCCCGGTAAAAACGACAAAGGCTTCTTTGAGAAAGTAAAAGATTACTTCCAGTAA